A genomic stretch from Telmatocola sphagniphila includes:
- a CDS encoding MmcQ/YjbR family DNA-binding protein, whose translation MARSRKKSNSILTWSDVQELVTGLPEIEEGTSYGTPAFKVKGKLFVRLHQDLDCLVVKIDPEEREMQMTAQPGIFFITDHYRDYPWMLVKLAGVHREDLKDLLIEAWRLTAPNKLVAKFDESAGN comes from the coding sequence ATGGCCCGCTCTCGCAAAAAATCGAATTCCATTCTCACCTGGTCGGACGTTCAGGAATTGGTCACTGGCCTTCCGGAGATTGAGGAAGGCACTTCTTATGGCACGCCCGCTTTCAAGGTGAAAGGCAAGCTGTTCGTTCGCCTTCACCAGGATTTAGACTGTCTGGTGGTGAAAATCGATCCCGAAGAACGCGAAATGCAAATGACTGCGCAGCCGGGCATTTTCTTCATCACCGATCACTATCGCGATTATCCCTGGATGCTGGTAAAACTCGCCGGAGTTCATCGCGAGGATCTGAAGGATCTTCTGATCGAGGCCTGGCGACTAACGGCCCCAAATAAGCTGGTGGCGAAATTCGATGAGTCGGCCGGAAACTGA
- a CDS encoding DinB family protein — MDYEFIAIPDAEIPRAREPIFQHLVNSYVSEANKTVSMWRAVPDDLLEYKPHEKTNSIRTILVHQLLSERRFFNQFVGTREPAVEELLPAGEKPLVQAYLEKYLWLVRNRLPQLAAGTSEWWLENRPFFGGLERERIWIFWRRVLHTCHHRTQVQSWLRLAGQHVPAIYGPSGDVKWAEADPTYSLEAAKRGG; from the coding sequence ATGGATTATGAATTCATCGCGATCCCCGATGCGGAAATTCCTCGGGCTAGGGAGCCGATCTTTCAACATCTTGTCAACAGTTACGTGAGTGAAGCCAACAAAACCGTGAGCATGTGGCGCGCCGTGCCCGATGATCTACTCGAGTACAAACCGCACGAAAAAACCAACAGCATCCGCACTATTCTGGTGCATCAGCTACTTTCGGAACGGCGCTTTTTCAATCAATTTGTCGGCACGCGGGAGCCTGCCGTGGAAGAACTGCTCCCGGCGGGAGAAAAGCCCCTCGTACAGGCCTATCTCGAAAAATATCTCTGGCTGGTCCGGAATCGACTGCCGCAGTTAGCGGCCGGAACTTCAGAGTGGTGGCTGGAGAATCGTCCTTTTTTTGGCGGCCTGGAGCGCGAAAGGATATGGATCTTCTGGCGGCGGGTTCTGCACACCTGCCATCATCGAACGCAGGTGCAAAGCTGGCTACGCCTCGCCGGTCAGCACGTCCCGGCGATATACGGCCCTTCAGGCGATGTGAAATGGGCAGAGGCCGATCCGACTTATTCTCTGGAAGCGGCCAAAAGAGGGGGCTAA